GTTATATCTTAGCACATAATATCATTTGTCTATAATCAGTTGTTAATTTCTTCCAAACATCAGCACATAATATCATTTATTAGTGTCACATACGGTATAAGAATACTCAAGTGaatgatggaaaaataaatagCTTTATCATATAGATTCTTGAAGTCTTGGCCATGTCAGACTTCCTCAGCTCAATGAGATAAGAGGGGCAATTCCCCTTTCAATGTCCAGTTTCCCCATAATAGAAACACCACTAATCATTTGAGTCATTTCTTGATTTCTTGGGTGTATGTTCTATTTCCCTTAACTGAACTATACGTCTATTAGAGTACATAATCTCTTAGACCTACTTTTTATTCAATGTTTGAACAGGTTTGAAGCACGTTCTACTATTCTGATTAAATATTTGATTTACTTGATGAGACATCTaatatgtttcataattatccaaAAACTTCTGCAGGCCAAGGGAAATTATTCTAGTATGATATGAGACACATCAACATCATCACAATAATGCTTCCATCAATGTATCATGCCCATACTTACTATTTTGCAGAGGTTGTTCAAGAATGGGATCTTTTAGTATTAATTTTTTGTTTATCCTTGAGGAAGAACCTGAAGGTATTATACcagttataaaaaatataatcaTCAAAGGTTACTATCTCTTGAAACTCAACAAGAGAGAGATTTTACAGGGGCGTAAAATATTAAAAGTTATGTGCAGAATTTAACAAAATTCCATTTATTATTTTCAATATTAagtctttaaaaattaatacATTTTATTGTTTCTaaagtattaattaattaaagtctaAGATTCAAGTTACAAAACAAGTAAATGGTTAGTTGACCTTTATCTAATCAAAATAATCCAAATCAGTAGGTAGCAATTACCAATTGCATAAAATATGTAATTCCTAGATAATGAGATCATAAACAAACTTTGTTTAACTTGACACGTTTGATCTCATCTATGCCTCATGTTTCTTATGCTTAGGTGACATTTATCATATAAGATTCTTGATCAAGTCATTATTCTTTGAAACAACTTGTGGTATAGTCATTTTATTAGTGGTTAGGTGACCCATCGCCTACTAGAAAATCTGAAACCACCTCACTATCATAAGTCAAATCCAAGTGGTTAGGTGACCCATCGCCTACAAAGACCGTACAAGCGGCGAGTGAGTGTTCTTTAAAAAGGGACGATAATGActtgcattttaaaaaaaaaaattatatatgatttacaaatatatttataaaaacatggtcTTATGAATATCGAATACATCCAACAATTCGTGTacctttttgtaaaaatcatatcactTATTATAAGGTTCTTTAGGTTCCAAATAAAACTTCAATTTATTTACCATTAGTCGCGATCAGTTATAAACTAAAATCCGATATTTAAAGTTTAGTCATAGAACGCTTTAAGAGTCGCTTATAGTCTTTCAATAAAATTTCATGTTATTCTTAAAACTTAGAGTTTTGGATgagttttaaaattaaaattttaaatatcttTTTAATAACCAAAATCTTCATCCTCTCTTATTTCTTTCTTTTGAAGAACTTGTATAGAAGTTGGTGTTTGATAAGCACTTCTCCTTAAGACTAAATTGGAATTAGttcttaaaggcttaagaagCACTTAATACAAAAGAAGACTAACATATTTGTTGGCTAACACTAGCTTGGTGGATACATATAGATGAGCTCGATTTTGGGTCACTCTTGATTGATTTAATCTGCAAAATGATCGTTGGTGGGTATTAAATAGTTTTGTGTTTGATCAAGTTTTAAAGCTTCTATTATGGTTTTTAGTGTTTTCTAAAACCGATTTTTGATTAAAATCCAACATAATATTATCAAGAATTTTTTGTTTCAAATGATCTAACATGCGAATGCTAGCATAACCTATGTTTAATTAATGTATACTATTAAACGTTCGTATAAAACCTAAAAAAGTTCTTGATAAAATTTATTATTAAAAGTTTCTTatcaaaatatttaaattcacACAAGTATGTACACatgaattatcttttgttttttaACTATAAAATTGAATGTGTGTAAAAATAAGTATTTTTACGCTTAGTGAAGTTATTTAATTTATGGAATATAATAAAttagttgtgagacccatgtattatatgaattaatttaaaaaaactaaatataaatgtcaaaatatttgagaaatttaaatttataagaaaacaagaaaaatgataaattattataatgaaaatattttttttcttttaaattcaaacaaataatttaaataaataaatgaaactaatgagctttaattttggaaattttgaaattaaaatataagttcattaataaaattaatatccatttattactatattaattacaattattacataaaaatattatgtggaatttaataaaaaatagaaactcataaaatgacatgtcgaaaaaattaatttaaaataaccacaaaataacatttgacaaattgaataagaatatgacaagtgacaaaaaaaatattcatttattagaaatgataaaACGAACAAATtgatatttattatatattatggaagattaatttattttttggaaACGGTATATGAAAGTGGAAGCCTACTCACAATATTTCAACCTCGATTCGAGCTTATTTACTAGGCAAATCATTTGCCTTTACAGGGCAAATCTAACATCCATATTGATTTTTCCAAAGAAAAATTTCCCACATGTGACACCATAAGAGGTATTTTAAGGTAATCCAAGTCCCAATCTCACGTTCCACATGCATATAAAACTCGGTGTATCAACCCAAATAGGCTTAACATCAATTGCCGATGGTTAATTTAATAAATGTCAATTTATATACTATTGCTAATAAtgaaaaaagattaattaaattttatttatgcaaACTACGCTTctgaaaaattatatttttttaacaaaagtATAATACAGAAAAGATGGACGGGTATTAAGAAGGATACAACAAAAATGATAAAGATTAGTTTTATTCTTTTGTTAAAGTGTATATTTggataaattatatttaaaaaaaaaaaagctctCTCATTAAAACATTAGTCTTGTGAACTTCAAAAAAAAcctaattaattaattatgttgtaaactatttttttttttgattgctAAACATTACAAattaaaaaatgttgaaaaataAGGTATAgcctaaaagttgttttaatatttAGACTAAACCGACATATGTTAAGTGATTGTGAAGTTTATATAAAGAACCTATGACACATCCTAATATCACAAAAAAGCAATGAAATTGGCATGTATATAAAGAGAAAAAGAGAATAGAATTTCCCAAATAGACTCAACAAATGGAAACAAGCAAATCTTTGTCACATCCTAATATAGTTGTGATTCAAGGTGTTGTGAAAGTAAGCATCTTTGTTGCCACCACATGACCACCCATCATAGGGCTTTGAGAGCACAAAACGCCAATTAACCATGACCATTCAAGAGTCTTAGGGTACTACTGCTCACTGCCACCACTTCCCCCTTTTAGTACAATGCTTGATAGACCTCTTATGTCCTATGACAAATGTCAAATTAGAtttaactttctctctctctctctctatctatctctctctctcacattCAAAACACACTCAAGAAAAACACACACTACCCACAGATGTTATCTGATCATAGTGGTTGTGGTGGTGATGATGTCAACAATCTAAACACAAATCACCATAATCTTAATAGGGCTTCAAGAAGATCCACCACACtgtcatcatcttcttcctccaCCACCTCTTCCAACCACTCACCGTTTTCGGCTCCTTTGTCTGTTAACCAGATCAGGAGTCCAAACGCCACCAGAACAATGGAGGAGGTTTGGAAAGATATCAACCTCTCCACCACCAACCACCCTGCCGACGGTAACAAAGGCTACCGTGGCTTCATCCTCCAAGACTTCCTGGCGAAACCCTTTTCCAATAATGACACACCCACGACTCTTTCTTCACCTGGCTACGGATCCCCgtctccgccaccaccacctccgccaCCGGTGTCTCAACCCTCGATGCTGTTGAACCTGAACTCGGGTCCGGATCAGTTGAATTTTCTAGTGGACGGTCCGACCCGCACTGTTTGTCCTCTGGATGTCCCGTTTGACCATGTTATGGGATCGTCCAACTCGTCTTCAGGGTTGCTGGGGCAAAGCATTGGTGGGATGAGGATGTTGCCGGAGACCGACAGGATTGGTGGTGGCGAACGCCGGCACAAACGCATGATAAAGAACCGGGAGTCGGCCGCTCGTTCACGGGCCAGGAAGCAGGTTCGTCGGCTTTCTTTCTTCTCTAAAGTCAGCACGAGTTGACTCACTGGTTTGAATTAATATGTTTTAACATTCTATATGAAGATTTCCCTTGAGATAAAGTTAATAGTGTCGATAAATTTAACTCAGAAATTAATAAATGATCctctttaataaaattaatattatCGATTCAGTAAAAAGATAAATTTTGTAAATGTAacttattttgtaactcaaaaaggataaaaagttattgCTCTCTTCATCTTCAATAGAAAAGCaatgaattttatttttaatgaccAAGTATTAAACAAATCAATCCTCGTAACTGGGCCCCTTGTCAAAACATGATTCTCTTGAAATTTTTTGTGGGGTAGACTTATTTTGTTGTATTTGTTTCGTCATTTAttatatagtaataataataattacactTTTGAAATACACTATTACGCGCATATGGCTCGTTCTTTCATGATTTAAAATACAGTTACatttcgaaaaaaaaaagaacaacagAAAAAAAAATGTGACCACAGTGTTCATATGATATCATCATAATTTCTTAAAATTATGAAAACTGAAAGTTCCTTTGTTTGTTCTGTATTTTGGtgaaaaaattacataaatgacaTTGTAACAAAGACAAGAGAGGATAGGTAGAACCCCACATACCAAGTTACCATGATAGCTACCTAAGGCCATTGAGTGTAATTTTGGCACTTTGTAAATCATAAAGAAATTGTTTCACAAAAATTGGCATAGCGCaattattaaattcaaaattattttatttaaagttgataataataataattgcttAAGTTTtacttaaataatatttattatgtcATTAAACAACTTGAAGTGGTGTCAATCACATAAATCGTGTTTACGACGAAATTGTAAAATTTTGTTCAAAATGTTTTTCACATGATACAACTATATCATGTTTAATAATCATATTCATTGTCACTTTATGCTTtatatttaataacatgtttttaTATTGTATATTCTAGTTTACTTTTGAACTTCTTTGGTTATGTAGATTGTTCACGTATGCGTGTGTTTTAACTTTTGGTTGATATTAATTGCTAAGGCTTACATGAATGAGTTGGAAAATGAAGTAGAGCGTTTGAAAGAAGAAAATGCCAAGCTGAAAAGACAACAACAACAGGTTGGGTTATCATATATAGATTGGTTTAAACTTTAAGTGCATGTTTTAATGCATGATTTGTAATTTATAGTTAACATTTGTTATTTAAATCGACAGTTACAAGTGGCGACAGCTGCTCAAATGACTAAAAAGGGGGGCCTCCAGAGAACATCAACTGCTCCATTTTAAGACAAGGAGGGgggtatattttaggaaagagtGAAAATAGGTAAGAATGAAATTTTGAGGGGTGTTTATGAAATTAGACATAAGAGGAAGGGGGTGGCAGGTAGAATGTTATGTTATGTCATTTTGGGTCAATTTTTCCAAGCATGCAAAAGCTTGTTGgtcgtctttttttttttgttgtactTTTGGCCCACTTGCTAAATTGGTAATTTAACAATCCTAGGCATCGAAAATGACATGGAATTTGGAATTGCCTTTTCTTTATGCTCCAAATCTAATGGCCCAACCAAACATTGTCCATATTTAccctttttgtttattttttattatttttcatttaCTTTGCCCATGCATATCATCTTTAAAATCATTAACATTATGTAACAACcacaagattaattgtctcttcattgtcttttaattttaaatttatcttCGACTATTTGATCAAAGTAATGTTATATCTATAAAGACTACAAACATTTTTTATATTAAGGTTATCATTATTGTTTTTTAGAAAGTAACTGATTCTATGTTTTAAAAATTAACATTTAATGTTTTTTGTAAGGTTATTTTTTTGCTGAGGTTGAATAAGATACACTTCTTTCCAATTATATATATTTGGCCAACGTTGAACTGCCATGATTTTTTATTGTAAAAAACTAATACATCATAATTTATGTTTTATCACAATACAATATGAAGGCAAACGAACAATAAATTGTACTGTTAAATTTTTTTGTATAATAAAACAAATTATTTTGAAGACTATATCCATAGATTTAAAAGACATAACATTATTATATATGACCTGTTGTATTTTATTAAGAAGCTCCACCACATtcggtgtaaagaaaccaaacgtatcaaacgCAATTGGTATGAATATGTGTTGATTTTTCATATATGATTTCTCATGTTTTGTGACTTTACATGTAACAACTTTTAAAACAGCATGTCCCACCTTGAAACCCCTAACCATGAAGTTAATGAGAGGGGATACACCTCTAAGATCCACAAGCGTGTTTCCCTCCAAcccaaacaaaaaccaaaacgcCAGCTAGTCTAAGGGTTGATGTTCCTCCTATCGGGTCAGTAAAGAAATTCACAAGTACCTCTTTCTTGGCGGAAACCCCGACAAACataaatatgtcaaacaaaacaCCCTAACCATATTGTGTCGGTATTTGAACCCCCAGAGTTATTTACAATAAACCgcatgctctccaaaagagtccaaacatgtcTTGCAGTACACTGGACATATCTCGTTAGCTGGAAATATTTCAATCATGAACTGATATTTAAGGATAATGTGATACTCCACATGAGATATATGTTGGTCAAGCCCATATATAGGGATAAATAGAAGTAAATTTTGATCATGTGGTGCTCGTAAATACTCAAAAACTGTTTTCTGCTGAACCATCATGTCGAAATGTACTTCatattgaaacatcccaaaaatcaaaatcaaaaatttcatttttatttatttaaataaccaTATTTATCAAAATCACTTCATCCAAAAACATAAGTCATagtatcaaatcagagtatctcaTCAAAATTCATATCAATAAATCATAGTGAAAAACATCTCaggctaaacaaatggtgtgtgcactgtagTCATCTCGAGCTCTCCcatttgctaccggaagtacctgaaaccagaactgaaaactataagcacgaagcttagtcagTCTCTCCAAACTACCACAAACcacacacataatcatgctactaagagatacgggccccgcccacactcagctaattaggagatacgggccccgccaaCACTACGCTGACTATGAGATACGGGTCCGCCCACAGTCAACTAAATacaagatacgggccccgcccacactcggctaactacgagatacgagccccgcccacactcggctaactatgagatacaggccccgcccacacttagctactaaacatacatacaagtatcacacagacaacaagtatagccaAATCTATCAACCAGTCCTATATACATACTCAGATAATgatatgagatacgggccccgcccacactcatctagtgatgagatacgagcCTCACCCACAAtatatgagatacgggccccgcccacactcaactaatgatgagatacgggcctcgcccacactcacattCCTAacaatacatacaagtatcacacaaacaacaagtataacaATCCAACAATATGACTGATATCTATACTCAGGTAATAATGAGATACGATCCCACCTACACTCCGTGTTCCTATCAAGAACATATAAACTACATAGGTcggcattggttccttcgacccgttcaaactaggaggaaactcacctcgcactgccgaagtCCCGCAGATAATTCTATGGTTGCTGGCTGAAAATCCACGAACTGTCAATCATCAAAACAAAACCCAATTAACCATTTGGGTTTCAATGCATCACCATAAATAAACACTtggggtaaaaggaccattttacccctaacataGCTTGGTCCAAGTCCAAGGCTCAACTCATACtctgaaggcccaaaagtcaattaatcaaccaaggcccaactatggcctatatttccaaattgggcccaaacccttttgatgtgccttaccctaaagcccatcaaaATAATCTAGTCCATACACTTGTTCTTAGATGGCCCAACAAGAACCTAAACACCtaggcccaaaagaaaggcccaacatGAAGCCCAATCatagttagggtttccacataaaatgatgattagggttaagtgttcttacttaacctattaaggactcaaccccattaaggacttaatccattaagtccatcactcaaCTAGGACATTAATACAATGTAGTCGGACATGATTCAAAAT
The genomic region above belongs to Lactuca sativa cultivar Salinas chromosome 4, Lsat_Salinas_v11, whole genome shotgun sequence and contains:
- the LOC111887615 gene encoding bZIP transcription factor 27 isoform X2; amino-acid sequence: MLSDHSGCGGDDVNNLNTNHHNLNRASRRSTTLSSSSSSTTSSNHSPFSAPLSVNQIRSPNATRTMEEVWKDINLSTTNHPADGNKGYRGFILQDFLAKPFSNNDTPTTLSSPGYGSPSPPPPPPPPVSQPSMLLNLNSGPDQLNFLVDGPTRTVCPLDVPFDHVMGSSNSSSGLLGQSIGGMRMLPETDRIGGGERRHKRMIKNRESAARSRARKQAYMNELENEVERLKEENAKLKRQQQLQVATAAQMTKKGGLQRTSTAPF
- the LOC111887615 gene encoding bZIP transcription factor 27 isoform X1, with the protein product MLSDHSGCGGDDVNNLNTNHHNLNRASRRSTTLSSSSSSTTSSNHSPFSAPLSVNQIRSPNATRTMEEVWKDINLSTTNHPADGNKGYRGFILQDFLAKPFSNNDTPTTLSSPGYGSPSPPPPPPPPVSQPSMLLNLNSGPDQLNFLVDGPTRTVCPLDVPFDHVMGSSNSSSGLLGQSIGGMRMLPETDRIGGGERRHKRMIKNRESAARSRARKQAYMNELENEVERLKEENAKLKRQQQQLQVATAAQMTKKGGLQRTSTAPF